The following are encoded together in the Strongyloides ratti genome assembly S_ratti_ED321, chromosome : 2 genome:
- a CDS encoding Kinesin-like protein CG14535 produces MENQKSMATTYTINDYFVKKPTFKIIVSGVNNNLTKRHHYNKGMEKEKNLYSEIKKKKKTSIDDGKRKKIEGTDLSIPPSTIKMIENAGDSSTPTKAINIPKLQIYAKISDYNLKNDKIEIIKEKSDIDFGFNFISNSGAVIHSNCAFNHVFKPEDTIKKIAPTILAPLYQLLFNGLNVSLIYMGSLGNDKTQFLYQNTIKSNYGFFLHTLQWAFSLLSTYLKSNSLLATDAYLKISALHFSQRNNTITDLMSIFTENFEPKKNPEFSNTSFYDNISDIYENDDDIDRICKEMKKTETLKEIHIPTLEDGIHYFKKIMEFQNLGDDDTQRTEHTFYFINLYRKQKQSKNKEKKSDETEEFSIIKSTLTLIDMGLGERKSKGDPTIITMPGISNILQLIFQGHKHLLTRNSLFTSLLQEYLKTPKNKTAVILTNFSPGDRVNDQANLFHLFCKLFKITNGSKNNSHNKNITLNDNKYKNKNNDEDILKNNQKSETLSEFSGGETVIYLGEEVISRSSLLGGSENDKTLKGSNSDSSSKKSIKNKIISSTNAIPIDFPPTIEKQMLAGYRNINYINELNNLDDIKIRKNSGIKNLKDTVIETVFGEEYISKEREYMIWKWMKDNQKDIDSQNIIFENFYAEMDKQKKLKKSDISKTDSGIQCDDNEIDHEQMKLWITGRYLEDITEVDEEISCKSNALSRKSKTCFEIGQSMPREALAEKTFLKDEGCSVDKILSPLRILKNSTLKNEHDLSQLSLEDISLNDNGNSEDDFECESIPDDDLEKAMEASLNLSSIKSHEILSRMNKNIRNSLIHNPIIEEKSIEITNCSTQPSDSTTPSDTAFYRKASYLEMYAEEKLNEILDKEEAENKKKKQNIIGKKIKNVLSENILKCCDKNGTISIMSKNGDAFVYDSSSNDNTYSKKSFPIITNDFNRTDSMYPINGSMNKGFKLLTSPTALKCCFSPMVNSETSITSGEFSKQPSPEDNKEQLVEGVSIKESKIPVISEEDRQQIKEQLVSYNKKQKTLTNLFHPRQHSSLPITPLKKLSLQSPLKRIEEAENKIKSQGGGTTPTSSATILNTFASKDNISNCPRNRNSRSNSIDVVEGFENDYFTKNIKKNIGKGKDRNAQETFSSSSCNNTIKRFPKQCLNVNNNRKSSNLPILMNSKLPPSPYSKITSAKMVNHNNGTVSSSGHGSDEAEASTTFKSSSNGLSSGNNLSPVFSKTPNIGASGSKGKNRESFSASSGYESADYQNIHYNFKHLNIKQLKRTSTSNNIFIDGYANETIKMIKDEQETLKKELKEAQQRIQIFGSPEEEEMSLSDEKVFDDVDKDTIIQTLLTENKVLRKRILAARNHVMMITSFL; encoded by the exons atggAGAATCAAAAAAGTATGGCTACCACTTATActataaatgattattttgttaaaaaaccAACCTTCAAAATTATAGTTTCTGGAgtgaataataatttaacaaaaag GCATCATTATAACAAAGGAATggagaaagaaaaaaatttgtatagtgaaataaagaaaaagaaaaaaacttCTATTGATGATGGGAAGCGTAAAAAAATTGAGGGGACTGATTTATCTATACCACCAAgtacaataaaaatgatagaaaATGCCGGTGATTCAAGTACTCCTACTAAAGCTATAAATATTCCAAAA ttacaAATATATGCAAAAATAAGtgattataatttaaaaaatgataaaatagaaattattaaagaaaaatcaGATATTGATTTtggttttaattttatttctaatagtGGAGCTGTTATACATAGTAATTGTGCCTTTAATCATGTCTTCAAACCAGAAGATACAAta aaaaaaattgctCCAACAATATTAGCTCCATTATatcaattactttttaatggTTTAAATGTATCTCTAATATATATGGGATCACTAGGAAATGATAAAACACAAtttctttatcaaaataCTATCAAGTCAAATTACGGTTTTTTTCTTCATACTCTTCAATGGGCATTTTCTCTTCTTTCAACATATCTTAAATCTAATTCACTTTTAGCAACAGAtgcatatttaaaaatttctgcACTACATTTTTCACAAAGAAATAATACTATTACAGATCTTATGTCAATTTTTACAGAAAATTTTGAACCTAAAAAAAATCCTGAATTTAGTAATACAagtttttatgataatatatcagatatttatgaaaatgaTGATGATATTGATAGAATATGTaaagaaatgaaaaaaacagaaacattaaaagaaattcatATACCAACTTTAGAAGATGgtatacattattttaaaaaaataatggaaTTTCAAAATCTTG gaGATGATGATACTCAAAGAACAGaacatacattttattttattaatttatatcgaaaacaaaaacaatcaaaaaataaggaaaaaaaatcaGATGAAACAGAggaattttcaataataaaatctaCTTTAACATTAATAGATATGGGACTTGGTGAAAGAAAATCAAAAGGAGATCCCACAATAATTACAATGCCTGGTATTAGCAATATTCttcaattaatatttcaagGACATAAACACTTACTAACAAG aaatTCACTTTTTACATCACTTTTacaagaatatttaaaaacaccCAAAAATAAGACAGCAGTcatattaacaaatttttctCCAGGGGATCGTGTTAATGATCAAGctaatttatttcatttattttgtaaactttttaaaattactaatggtagtaaaaataattcacataataaaaatataactttaaat gataataaatataaaaataaaaataatgatgaagatatattaaaaaataatcaaaaaagtGAAACATTATCAGAATTTTCTGGAGGAGAAACAGTTATATATTTAGGTGAAGAAGTCATCTCTAGAAGTAGTTTATTAGGAGGTagtgaaaatgataaaacattaaaaggTTCAAATAGTGATAGTAGTAGTaaaaaatctataaaaaataaaataatttcttctaCAAATGCCATACCAATTGATTTTCCACCAACAATAGAAAAACAAATGTTGGCAGgatatagaaatattaattatattaatgaattaaataatttagatgatattaaaataagaaaaaatagtggtattaaaaatttaaaagatactGTAATTGAAACTGTTTTTGGTGAAGAATATATTTCTAAAGAAAGAGAATATATGATATGGAAATGGATGAAAGATAATCAAAAAGATATTGACtcacaaaatattatatttgaaaatttttatgctGAAATggataaacaaaaaaagttaaaaaaaagtgatatATCAAAGACAGATTCAGGTATTCAATGTGATGATAATGAAATTGATCATGAACAAATGAAACTATGGATAACTGGAAGGTATCTAGAAGACATAACAGAAGTTGATGAAGAAATAAGTTGTAAAAGTAATGCATTAAGTAGAAAATCAAAAACATGTTTTGAGATTGGACAAAGTATGCCAAGAGAGGCACTTGCagaaaaaacatttttaaaagatgagGGTTGTTctgttgataaaattttatcacctttacgaatattaaaaaattctactttaaaaaatgaacatGATTTATCACAATTAAGTTTAGAagatatatcattaaatgataatggtAACAGTGAAGATGATTTTGAATGTGAAAGTATTCCAGATGATGATCTTGAAAAAGCTATGGAAGcatcattaaatttaagtTCTATTAAATCACATGAAATATTATCTagaatgaataaaaatattagaaatagTTTAATTCATAATCCAataatagaagaaaaaagtaTTGAAATTACCAATTGTTCTACACAACCATCAGATTCAACAACACCCTCAGATACGGCATTTTATAGGAAAGCTAGTTATTTAGAAATGTATGCTGAAGagaaattaaatgaaattttagataaagaagaagctgaaaataaaaagaaaaaacaaaatattattggtaaaaaaattaaaaatgttttatctgaaaatattcttaaatgTTGTGATAAAAATGGAACAATATCAATAATGAGTAAAAATGGTGATGCTTTTGTTTATGATAGTTCTTCAAATGACAATacatattcaaaaaaatcttttccAATAATAACTAATGACTTTAATCGTACAGATTCAATGTATCCAATTAATGGTAGTATGAATAAAGGTTTCAAACTTCTTACATCTCCAACAGCATTAAAATGTTGTTTTAGTCCAATGGTTAATTCTGAAACAAGTATTACTTCTGGTGAATTTTCAAAACAACCATCACCTGAAGATAATAAAGAACAACTTGTTGAAGGTGTTTCTATAAAAGAATCAAAAATTCCAGTTATTTCAGAGGAAGATCGTCAACAAATTAAAGAACAATTAGttagttataataaaaaacaaaaaacaCTAACAAATCTTTTTCATCCACGTCAACATTCCTCATTACCTATAACaccattaaaaaaactttcacTTCAATCACcattaaaaagaattgaagaagctgaaaataaaataaaatctcAAGGTGGTGGTACAACACCAACTTCATCAGCCACAATATTAAATACTTTTGCCTCAAAGGATAACATTAGCAATTGTCCCAGAAATCGCAATAGTAGATCTAATTCAATAGATGTTGTTGAAGGATTTGAAAATGATTATTtcacaaaaaatattaaaaaaaatattggtaAAGGAAAAGATAGAAATGCACAAGAAACTTTTAGTAGTAGTAGTTgtaataatacaattaaaCGTTTCCCAAAACAATGTTTAAATGTTAACAACAATAGAAAAAGTAGTAATTTACCCATACTTATGAATTCTAAACTTCCACCATCTCCTTATTCTAAg ataacaAGTGCAAAAATGGTTAACCATAATAACGGGACAGTCTCTTCATCTGGACATGGATCTGATGAAGCTGAAGCTTCAACAACTTTTAAAAGTTCATCAAATGGATTGTCTTCAGGAAATAATTTATCCCCAGTCTTTTCTAAAACACCAAATATTGGTGCTAGTGGAAGTAAAGGAAAAAATAGAGAAAGTTTCAGTGCTAGTTCTGGTTATGAGTCAGCGGACTATCAAAATATTCACTATAATTTTAAGCATTTAAATATCAAACAGTTAAAACGCACATCGACATcgaataacatttttatagatGGTTATGCAAATGAAACAATTAAGATGATAAAAGATGAACaagaaacattaaaaaaagaattaaaagaaGCTCAGCAGCGTATTCAAATATTTGGATCTCCTGAAGAAGAAGAAATGAGTTTGAGTGatgaaaaagtttttgatGATGTTGATAAAGATACAATAATTCAAACACTTTTAACagaaaataaagttttaagaaaaaGAATTCTTGCTGCTAGGAATCATGTAATGATGATTACCtcatttctttaa
- a CDS encoding DnaJ homolog subfamily B member 9 translates to MKGLLKFSLFWIKKRLRMPQDKTHYTVLGVSQEATQDEIKKAYKKLALKYHPDKNPSGEYRFKKISNAYKVLSDPKKKLDYDTSLRQPEDDNDSDSQIINVNFSYQSTPGSMSSFSFTSTSGFNPFANTSGFNHFGRSSRGRENFHPDTNDLASEFFSNSPFGPEFHFFNSFSRQFGGSGFNNDIIDQFFGTFSPNSRARRPNLNHHHNLGGSNLFRNNAFPDPFDLDINSFIDQFLMGDMFPRL, encoded by the exons atgaaaggtcttttaaagttttcattattttggataaaaaaaag gtTAAGGATGCCACAAGATAAAACTCATTACACAGTTCTTGGAGTATCCCAGGAAGCAACTCAAGATGAGATAAAAAAAGCTTATAAAAAACTTGCTTTAAAATATCATCCTGATAAGAATCCTTCTGGTGAATAtcgatttaaaaaaatatcaaacgCATATAAGGTACTCTCAgatcctaaaaaaaaattagattatGATACTTCATTACGCCAACCAGAAGATGATAATGATAGTGATtcacaaataataaatgtaaatttttcataCCAAAGTACTCCTGGATCTATGTCATCTTTCTCTTTTACAAGCACCTCTGGCTTTAACCCTTTTGCAAATACTTCTGGATTTAATCATTTTGGTAGAAGTTCTCGTGGACGTGAAAATTTCCATCCAGATACAAATGATTTAGCATCTGAATTTTTCTCAAACTCACCATTTGGTCCTGAATTCCATTTctttaattcattttcaaGACAATTTGGAGGTTCAggttttaataatgatataatcGATCAATTCTTTGGTACATTTTCACCAAATAGTCGTGCAAGACGGCCTAACTTAAATCACCATCATAATCTTGGTGgttcaaatttatttagaaataatgCATTCCCTGATCCATTTGATTTAGATATAAATTCTTTCATTGACCAATTTTTAATGGGTGACATGTTCCCTCGTCTTTAG
- a CDS encoding Alpha-mannosidase 2x, with product MLTVRMKNYFNYALLFFTLLFIYIYNFHYTNYVTNVEIHKIEEDLLKLKENANLQINRLREEVKHDKELINLYKDKILELEMKVKQKDNVIYENNIVKPMINKFEENKSKSISLENKINDEQKVLKEPIIANEFSSIRSFTKSCRMNIKNLFSKNNTDVQMLNAYETIPFLNIDGGAWKQGWDIKYDKKEILSEPRLKVFVVPHSHQDPGWLRTFENYFDEQVDYILSAITDFITKNSDMRFIYAEMSFLEKYWDKKNSTEREKIKQLVKDDKIEIVTGGWVMTDEANSHYFAQIMQLIEGHEFLKNQFDNYKPKNHWSIDPFGLSPTMAYLLKKSNLTNMIIQRVHYEVKKYLAEKRQLEFNWRQLWDNNEGKTDIFTSMFPFFSYDIPHTCGPDPSICCQFDFYRMVKYGCDWKINPVKIISKNLKERAQLLTDQYRKKSRLFKYNTLLVPLGDDFRYETKEEVSIQYENYKKLFDYINSPEGLQEFNMEVKFGTLKDYFDEVNKKLTKETTTTLTGDFFTYADHDDHYWSGYYTSRPFYKKFDRLVQQYLRGADMIYSTSIMKYSKDINLLESYKNKVNYNLLVEGRRHMSLFQHHDGITGTAKSFVVEDYSEKMLKAIENFFIVIQKSIEFYLENNKNNKEDFDGRENTKNDEAIKLTVNEFLESSDSLPSTYVLNQDTTIILYNPLSREIEDIFCLKIDSYEMRIKNIDENDQEIRPIIEILDKHFTFSYNSKNQNRKRNFYELCFKANIGPLSIKIFDLIKKRLPKECFAKINGSDINIKTLDIYGNYLNDEEDNYIFDVNRVTKNNEKFVTLKFDSISISINAKTGFLSHINNEVVEMSFSKYGVRSPVKSKPGGEIVSGAYLFLPDGPSTMISSDDNSYIILDGKLKKTVIIKGNQKTLSSHKIEIIKDKLYVSIENEIGLMELFDFEMTMNINSEIDSKDIFFTDLNGYQIIRRKRFDKKIPIQGNFYPMPSTIYIEDSTKKGKRLSLISNQPLGCSSLASGKMEVILDRRLTQDDSRGLAAGVLDNVKTKSNFRIILEDLEKEEPSGDFPTSFLSKVSQLTHQQMHYQPIMLFSNTLLNFNNKEVISKMFSPLKESLPCDYHIVGMRAETKKCDYDMKKDGEVVYDSENSIGLILQRYAFDCSLVYQKNHNEDKCFESEGELNLREKINLDSGKIFNSSLTMMYVNEEEEVYKIKLTPMEINTFKIKF from the exons ATGTTAACAGTACGAAtgaaaaactattttaattatgctcttttattttttactctattatttatatatatttataattttcattatacTAATTATGTGACAAATGTTGAAATACATAAAATTGAagaagatttattaaaa ttaaaagaaaatgcTAATTTACAAATTAATAGATTAAGAGAAGAAGTAAAACATGACAAAGAATTAATTAAtctttataaagataaaatattagagTTAGAAATGAAAGTTAAACAAAAAGATAATgttatttatgaaaataatatagttaaaccaatgataaataaatttgaagaaaataaatcaaaatcaatatcattagaaaataaaattaatgatgaacaaaaagtattaaaagaACCAATTATTGCTAATGAATTTTCATCTATTAGAAGTTTTACAAAATCTTGCcgaatgaatataaaaaatcttttttctaaaaataatactgaTGTACAAATGTTGAATGCTTATGAAACAAtaccatttttaaatattgatgGAGGTGCTTGGAAACAAGGATGggatataaaatatgataagaaagaaattttatcagAACCTAGATTAAAGGTTTTTGTTGTACCACATAGTCATCAAGATCCAGGATGGTTAAGAacatttgaaaattattttgatgaacaagttgattatattttaagtgCAATAACAGattttataactaaaaatagtGATATGAGATTTATTTATGCTGAGATgtcatttttagaaaaatattgggacaaaaaaaatagtactgagagagaaaaaattaaacaattagTTAAAGATGATAAGATAGAAATAGTTACTGGAGGATGGGTTATGACTGATGAAGCAAATTCTCATTACTTTGCCCAAATAATGCAATTAATTGAAGGTCacgaatttttaaaaaatcaatttgataattataaacCTAAAAATCATTGGTCAATAGATCCTTTTGGATTATCTCCAACTATGgcttatcttttaaaaaagagtaatttaacaaatatgaTCATACAAAGAGTTCATTatgaagttaaaaaatatcttgCTGAAAAAAGGCAATTAGAATTTAATTGGAGACAATTATGGGATAATAATGAAGGAAAGACAGATATATTTACATCCATGTttccatttttttcttatgaTATACCTCATACATGTGGTCCTGATCCTTCTATTTGTTGtcaatttgatttttatagAATGGTTAAATATGGTTGTGATTGGAAAATTAATcctgtaaaaattattagtaaaaatcTTAAAGAACGAGCTCAACTTTTAACTGATCAGTATAGAAAAAAATcaagattatttaaatataatactcTTCTTGTTCCACTTGGAGATGATTTTAGATATGAGACAAAAGAAGAAGTTTCAATAcaatatgaaaattataaaaaactttttgattatattaataGTCCAGAAGGTCTTCAAGAATTTAATATGGAAGTTAAATTTGGTacattaaaagattattttgatgaggtaaataaaaaattaactaaagAAACAACAACAACTTTAACGGGtgatttttttacttatgcTGATCATGATGATCATTATTGGTCTGGATATTATACTTCAAGACcattctataaaaaatttgatcgACTAGTCCAACAATATCTTAGAGGAGCAGATATGATATATAGTACTAGTATAATGAAATATTCaaaagatattaatttattagaaagttacaaaaataaagtaaattataatttattggtTGAGGGACGTCGTCATATGTCACTTTTTCAACATCATGATGGAATAACAGGAACAGCAAAAAGTTTTGTTGTAGAAGATTATAgtgaaaaaatgttaaaagcaattgaaaatttttttatagttattcAAAAAAGTATAGAATTTTAccttgaaaataataaaaataataaagaagatTTTGATGGAAGagaaaatactaaaaatgaTGAAGCTATCAAACTGACagttaatgaatttttagaATCATCTGATTCATTACCATCTACCTATGTACTTAATCAAGATACTACTATTATTCTATATAATCCACTTTCTAGAGAAATTGaagatattttttgtttaaaaattgatagtTATGAAAtgagaattaaaaatattgatgaaAATGATCAAGAAATAAGACcaattattgaaatattagataaacattttacttttagttataattcaaaaaatcaaaatagaaaaagaaatttttatgaattatGTTTTAAGGCTAATATTGGACCacttagtataaaaatttttgatttaattaaaaaaagattaccTAAAGAATGTTTTGCTAAAATTAATGGTtctgatataaatattaaaacattagATATATAtggaaattatttaaatgatgaggaagataattatatttttgatgttaatagagttacaaaaaataatgaaaaatttgttaCTCTTAAATTTGATTCAATATCCATATCAATTAATGCTAAAACTGGTTTCTTATcacatataaataatgagGTTGTTGAAATGTCATTCTCTAAGTATGGTGTTCGTTCTCCAGTAAAATCTAAACCTGGTGGTGAAATTGTCTCTGGtgcatatttatttttacctgATGGTCCATCAACAATGATAAGTTCTGATGACAatagttatataattttagatggaaaattaaaaaaaacagttATTATTAAAGGAAATCAAAAAACACTTTCATCTcataaaatagaaataattaaagataaacTTTATGTATCTATAGAAAATGAAATAGGACTTATGGAATTATTTGACTTTGAAATGACAATGAATATCAATAGTGAAATTGATAGTAAAGATATCTTTTTTACTGATTTAAATGGATATCAAATAATTAGAAGAAAAagatttgataaaaaaataccaatACAAGGAAACTTTTATCCTATGCCTAgtactatatatatagaagATTCAACAAAAAAAGGTAAAAGATTATCTTTGATAAGTAATCAACCATTAGGATGTTCATCATTAGCTTCTGGAAAAATGGAAGTTATTCTTGATAGAAGATTAACACAAGATGACAGTAGAGGATTAGCTGCGGGTGTTTTAGATAATGTTAAAacaaaaagtaattttagaataattttagaagatttagaaaaagaagaaCCGTCTGGTGATTTCCCAACAagttttttatcaaaagttTCTCAATTAACACATCAACAAATGCACTATCAACcaataatgttattttcaaatactttactcaattttaataataaagaagttatttcaaaaatgttTTCTCCTCTTAAAGAATCCCTTCCATGTGATTATCATATTGTTGGTATGAGAGCAGAAACAAAAAAGTGTGACTATGATATGAAAAAAGATGGAGAAGTAGTATATGATTCTGAAAATAGTATTGGACTTATTCTTCAAAGATATGCTTTTGATTGTTCTTTagtatatcaaaaaaatcataatGAAGACAAGTGCTTTGAATCTGAAGGTGAACTTAATCTTagagaaaaaattaatttagattcaggaaaaatatttaatagttCACTTACAATGATGTATGTAAATGAAGAAGAGgaagtatataaaataaaattaactcCAATGGAAATCAacacatttaaaattaaattttaa